CTGAAATCTACGAAGTGTTCGCGATTACGAAATTGAACAAGTTGTTCGAAATCAAGGATGACGAGGCAGAGGCCCTGGCCGCATTCGCGTAATTGGCCCCTGTCGCGCGGACGCATGTTTTAAGAGGTCGCCAACTGCCCGTCTCCTGGTTCGCAGGGCGAGCGGATTAGCCACGCACCCCCGCAGGCTCCCAAGCATGTCAGCAATGAGCTCGACTTGGAGGACGGAACAAGTCATTCCAAGCGAAAACCTGGCCGGCAAGCGCGTTCTGGACGAAGTTCTTGAGCAGCTTGCTTCGCACGACTGGGAACAGCGCGACATCTTCGGCGTGCACCTGGCCCTGGAGGAAGCGATCGTCAATGCCATCAAGCATGGCAACCGCTGTGACAGCTCGAAGACTGTTCACGTCGTTTGCGAGCTGACCCACGATCGGCTTTTCATCTTGATCAAGGACGAAGGACCGGGCTTCAACCCCGACGCGATTCCCGACTGCACCGACCGTGACAATATCGAGCGTCCCTGTGGTCGCGGGGTGCTATTGATGCGCAGCTTCATGTCGAGCGTCGAATTTCGCGACAAGGGAAACTGCGTCGTCATGACGAAAGAGCGCCAGCCAGGCGACGCGGCATAGCCGCCCCCCCGGCACAGCGTCTGCCAGGATGCCCGCCCACGCTAGTTCGGGCAGGTAAGATCGCCGCTCAGGGGCATTACTCTCTTCCCGCACCTTGGCAGTTGGCCCCGTTGCATTCGCGCTACGGTTTGCTATCGTGGCGCGTTCGTCGCATCACGGGCGTCATTGGGGGTGCGAGTCACGGAAATTAACGGAGACTAATCCATGTCGATGTATGTTGGAGAGGCCCTGGTAGGCGAGGGGAACGAAATCGCCCATATCGATCTGTTGATCGGCAGCAAGGACGGCCCCGTCGGCGCGGCATTCGCCAACGCTCTGGCGACGCAAAGCGAAGGTCACTCGAATCTGCTGGCCGTGCTGACGCCGAATCTGGCCGTGAAGCCGGCGACCGTGCTGATCACCAAGGTCACGATCAAAGGAATGAAGCAGGCCGTGCAGATGTTTGGACCCGCGCAAGCGGCCGTCGCGAAAGCCGTTGCCGACCAGGTCGCGGCCAACGTCATTCCCAAGAATCAGGCCGAGCAGTTGGTCATCGTTTGTGGAGTGTTCATTCACCCTCAAGCCGAAGACGACAAGAAGATCTACGAGTTCAACTACGAGGCCACCAAGCTGGCCATCGCCAACGCTTTGGGCAACAAGCCCAGCGTCGACGAAGTCGTGGCTGGCAAGGACTCGGCAAAGCACCCGTTCCGCGGCTTCTAGGCATTCGTCGCCGCGCGTTGTCATGCGTTGGCCTGTGGCCATCCGCGCGGCTGCGTGCCGTTGTATCGTTGGCGCCGATCCAAGCACCTCTCTCCCCGCAGGGGGAGAGGGCTGGGCGACGTCGCCGCGCGCAAGTTGGCATGCCGCCCGCGTACTCCTCTCGCCAGCGCGCCAACTTTCGCAAGGGAAAGTTGCCATGAGCAAACCGAATATCCTCATCCAGCTCGATACCGACGATCAGCCAAGCGTCTTCGATAGCGTCGTGGCAGTGGATGCCGGCGTGGAGCACTTGTTCCGGCATCACGCCATTACATCGGAGAATGTCCGTGAGCGCGTGCATGGCGCCATTTTCACGCGCGGTCCCGACGATCTGCGCAACACGGCCCTGTTTGTTGGCGGTTCAGATGTGGCCCGCGGCGAGCAGGTGCTCTCGGCCATCGTGGCGTCGTTTATTGGTCCGCTCCGCACGTCGGTGATGATGGACTCAGGAGGCGCCAATACAACCGCCGCGGCCGCGGTGCTGGCAGCTGCCAAGCATCTCGACCTGGCCGGCACGACGGCGCTCGTTTTGGCGGCGACCGGACCCGTGGGACAGCGCGTGGCCTGGCTGCTGGCGCGAGAAGGGGCCAGCGTGCGAGTCGCGTCGCGGCGTCTGGCACGCGCCACTGACGTGGCCGCCACGATCTCGCAAAAAACGCAGTCCGCCCGCATCAGCGCTTGCACTGTGGGCAAGCCGGCCGAATTGGCCGCGGCCCTGGAAGGCGTAACATTAATAGTGGCCGCCGGTGCCGCCGGCGTTGTACTGTTGCCCGAGGAAACCTTGGCCCATGCCGGCGAGTTGCGCGTGGCCGTCGATCTCAATGCGGTGCCTCCGCTGGGAATCGCCGGAATCAAGGTCACGGACAAAGCAGTCGAGCGCCAGGGCGTCATCTACTACGGCGCCATCGGCGTCGGGGGCACCAAGATGAAAATCCACAAAGCGGCGATCAAAGCGTTATTTGAATCGAACGACCGCGTCTTGGACGCGCCCGAAATCTTTCAAATCGGCCGCGAGCTTTAAGAGCCGTGCCGATCCGGCTGCTACATGGATCAGGAAGCGTTTCCTGAACAAGTCGATGCGGCCGTTTGAAGGATTCTATCCGCAGATTTCGCAGAAAAGACGATCTCCTAGAGACGAACTCACAGCGCGATGTTTGTTCCTCCACTTGCCGGCCGTCACAGAGTAAAGCCCGTTAGTATCCTTCCGCGGATCGGCCCAATCTTCGGATCAATTCCCACGGCCTGATACGCGGACGGCGCCAACGAGTGAAGCGATCTCGCCGCTCAAGCGGCCGCGCTTGACACGCGCCTTGGAATGGCCGTGGTCGATAGTCCGAAAGCTGTTGCGGCTAGCGTTTACCGGTCAAATACATCAGGCCAGCTAGTGCCGCGAACAGCACGATCATCGAACCGATCAGCATGATGGCATTGGAAACCGTCCGCCGCCGCTGACGTTCTTCCCGGGCTACCTTGCTTGCTCGCCGTTGGTACGAAACGCCGCCGAGCGGCCCCTGGTCATCCGGCGACGACACGCTCGACAAATCCACGACAAGGTTTTCTTGCGGCACTGGCGCCGCCAGCGGATGAATTTGTCCTTGAGGCTCAGGGGCCGTCAATGGTTGCGGCAATTCGGACGACCGTAGCGATTCGGTGTCGGACGCGGCATCAGGCCGCGGCGCTGCTTGCCATAACTTCGGCTTGCCAGACCGAGGCCGAGCTTTCTTCGTGGGTGCGGGGGCCGGCGTCGGTGGCTCGAATGGCGAAACGCCCAGCATGTCGGTCACAACCGGTTCCGCATGCGGAACGATGAGCACGCTCGCGCAAGCGGGGCAACTGGTCTCCTGACCTGCCCAGCCGGCCTCGACCTCGGAAACCGCGCCACAGAATGGACAGCCGAACTGAATCACCGACACGCTCGTTCTCCGTCTAGCGAACGTCGCTGCTTGTAATGGCCTGGCGACCGCCCGTGAGTCCGCCGGTTGGTGCGCAGCAGCGGTTGCACCAACCCTGGTAGTAACCGGTCGCGCCGTGTTCGATTTTACGCATCGCGCAGCTCCACCGCTCAGTCATTTTAGCAACTATAATTTCATGACGTAGACCACGCCTGAGGCGCGCGACAAGAGATGGATAATTCAAACTCCTCCCCACTCCCGCCACGTCAGCAGCTTGCCGCCCCTGGTAAATGGCCGGCTGTGGGAGAGTGCGCCGCATTGCCCACCGACGGTCCGTGGCAAATCACAGTCTGCGGCGCGGTAGCGCAATCGCTGGACCTGTCCTTAGCCGAGTTACAGGTCTTCCCGCATATTCACTGCCAGATCGACATTCATTGCGTCACGCGCTGGTCGAAGCTCGGCGTGCATTTTCACGGCGTGTCGTTGGCCGAGATCCTAGCCGTGGCAGCACCGACCCCGGCGGCCCGATTTGTTTCCTTCGTTGCCCACACGGCCCGCAAGCACAGCACATCGCTAGCGCTGGCCGACGCCCTCGCGCTCGATACGCTGATCGCCTGGCAATGCGACGGACAACCGCTCGAACCGTCGCACGGCGGACCGGTGCGCGTGATTGTGCCCGGCCGTTACTTTTACAAAAGCCTGAAGTGGCTACGGACGATCGAACTTTTGGCGGACGACGCGCTCGGTTACTGGGAACGCGAGGCCGGCTATCACAATATTGGCGATCCGTGGCGTGAAGAGCGCTACATTGCGTGCAACCTCACGCGGCAGCAACTTCAAATCGCCTTGTCGCGCCGCGACTTCGCCGGGCTCAACCTGCTCGGACTCGATGCCCGCCTGCACGACCTGTCAGGCCTGAACGCCCACGGCGCCCTATTGCGCAACGCCGATTTCCGTGGCAGCCACCTGATGGATGCCAATTTCACGGAAGCCAATCTCAGCAACGCCCACCTCGGCGGGGCGATTCTCTGTGGCGCGCGGTTTATGCATGCCGACGTCGAGGGAGCCGATTTCTCGGGCGCCGATTTGCGCGGCGCCGACTTCACTGCTGCTTCGCTACTGGGCACGACGTTCTTCACGCAAGAATCCAGCGCCGCCAATCCAATCTCGGCGATCATCGACGCCTCGACCACGCTGCCATCCGCCGCTGTTGAGAACCTAACCCCGCCACAAGCCGAGTTCGTCCGCGCATCACTCACCCGCCCCGCCACGCCGGGACGATAAACTCATGCGCGGCCCGCGCCAGCGCGCCTATCGCGCTCCAATCACATCGACCGTATATCTTCGAATTGACGCCCGTTACTCCGTATTCTTTCCCATGCGTGCGATCCGTGGTTCCGAAGCATTTTTCCCTGTCGCGACCGCATTGCGATCTATTGGTCTGCTGCGGACGAACCCGTTAACGTCCGATCTCCTGCCGGTGTCGCGACGTCCTACTTGCCAGCAGGCTCTTTGGCCACTTCAGCCAGCTTCTCGGCCACCACGTCCAGCGAGTGGTCATGCACCATCACACGTCCCTGCGGGTCGATCAGCACATACGTCGGTAGACTCGACACTGCGAACCTCTTGGGAATTTCGGTCGTCGACCAGTCGCCCAGCAGGGCGTGCCGCCAGGGCAGCTTGCGCCCGCTCAGGAATTCCGTGGCACGCCCGCGGTCCTGATCCAAGTTGGCACCGATGACGATCATCCCCAGCCCCTCGGCATAGCGCTGCCGTAGCTGCTCGACATCGCCGAGTTTCGCCACGCAGGGACCACACCACGAAGCCCAAAAGTCGACCAAAATGTATTTACCGCGCAGTTCCGATAGCTTCGCGCTGTGCCCCGCCGAATCAACGAAATCAAAATCCGGGGCTGCGTCTCCCACGTGCAGTGCCGGACTGGTCGGTACGGTGATCGAACCCAGATCGACCGTCGCCTCGCCAGGCTTTACCGTAAAGCGAACAACGCGCATTCCCACGGGGTGCACCAGGCAACCCTCGGTCGATCCGTACAGTCGAAAGGCCAGATCGTATTCCCCCGGCTCGACCCCGGAAATCTGAAATCGTCCATCGGGATCGGGCTTCACGTAATAGTGATGTAGCGTCAGCAGATAGACGCTTCCCTCCGACGTGCTGGTCCACGAGTCGCTCCACCCCTGGCGCCAGTCGAAGCCTTTGTCCGCCACCACGGACGGCGGCGTGACGCCGGGTCGGCGTGCCAGCAGATAGTTCAGTCCAAAGTGATAGTCAAAGCCCGCCTCCGGAGGGTCGAGCTGCAAGCGACCTGTCACCTCGGCGCCGCCCCCTCCCAGATCGACCGTCAGATCGTCCCCCGGCGCCGGATCGATGGGGACCGAACGACTCGATTTCAACGGCCCGTCGACCGACCAATGGATGCTGGCCTGCACGCGACAGGGAATTGGCGGCACGCGGTCGAAATGGTACTCGCCGTCTTGGTTCGTCGTCGCATACAAGCCGACATGGCCGCGCGGAGCGTCCCCACCCTGATCGCGTATCGGATCCAGCCTCACCGTATGCGGCGCTACTGCCTTGCCATGTTGCAGTAATCGCCCGTGGACCTTGGCCCAGCGGCGAATGCGCAACTCGCCAGGCAGCCCGCCGGCTTGCCGATCGGCTTCGCCATACCCGTCGGGCGATACCACGACGAGGCAATAGCGTTCCAGCTGGTGGGCGATCTCGAATTCTCCCTTTTCGTTTGTGCTGACCCAATAGTTGTCAGAGCGTCCGCCGTCTTTTCGTTCCAAATCACTCAAGTACAAATGCTCGGAATAGCTTCCCACGAAGACCTTGGCTCCGGCCACGGACTTGTCTGCTTGGTCGACGACGCGACCTACAAATCGGCTCGCAGGCTGCATTCGCAATTGCAACTCGGGCACGGTCTCGCCGATCTTGTAGGGGCCCACGCGCAAGGTGACATAGCCAGGCGCTTCGATCTGCAATCCATGCTGTATGTCGGTGCGGTCGAATTGCACCTCGAACTTGCCGTTCGTTTGCGGCGCAAGTTGGTCATGCTCGACCGATGGGAAGTCCGGCCGGAAATGAATGATCGGCGTCGTGGCGAATTGCTCGATGGGCTGGCCCGTATTCGCATCCTTCACCGTGCCGGCAATGCGCAATTGCGGGTACATCGTGAGAACTTGCACTTCGTCGCTGGCCGTAAAGTCGACTTCGCTCGAAACGTAATCGCCCGGCGTCGAAACCCGAAACTTCACCGCATCGTCTGGTGCCCAGGTCCATTCGTAGATGCCGTTATCACCTGGATGCCGTGGAATCTGCGAATCGAGGACGTTGGGGTGATCCTCGTTATAGAGCGACTCTGCGCCGCGCCAACTTGCTACCCCGAAATATCCCTTCTTGATCGGCGCGCCAGCGACATCCACCAGCTGGACCCGCAATGTCTTGCCCGGCTTCAATTGGAAATCCTGCGGCGCGTTCTGTTGTGTGATTTCAACCATGCGCATTTCCGGCATCCAATTCTTGGCCACGATCGTGACGCGAACTTTCCCCACCGGCAGTTGTGGGAACCGATACTCTCCCCGTTCGTCGGTGCGAACTTCTTGGTGCGGCCGATGCTCCCAATACGGACGGTCGCCCCAGATCGCCAGCGCACCGACAACGGGCCTTCCTTCGGAATCGGTAATCGTTCCGCCCAGCGAAAGACCACGATGCATCACGATCTCGGCCGACTGGGCGCGCAGGGCCTTGGTGGTGATGAACTGCTCGCGCTGCAGCTGCCCCCATTCGCGGTCATTAATGTAATCGGGATGGCTAAGCTTGATTTGCACTGCGACGTCGTCTCCTGGCGGCGCGTTCCGCAATGTCCACCGCCCTTCGGCATCGGTACGAATTGAGATCGGCCCCGACGAGAGCCATGCATCGAAGACGGCCCGCTGCTCGGGATGTTCGGCAATGCCGCCTCGATCGTAGCGAACTTCGACCTCGGCCCCCACAATCGGTTGACCATCATCGTTCTTCACGACGCCACCCAGCAGCGTGCCCGGCTGCATTTGAAACGTGAACTCGTCGGGAATCAGATTTCCGTCCGCTTCCTTATCTGGCCACCACTGTACGAATAGCGGTGCGAAGCCTGCTTTGCGCGACCAGATGCGGAGAATCGTCAAGGTCTTCGGCAGCACGATCTCGACCTTTCCTTCCTCGTCGCACGTGTAGTTCCGCGTGGCTTTGAAGTCCTTCTCGTCGGTCCAAATCGACGCCAAGATGTTCGCGCGCGGCAATGGCTGGCCTTCGGACCCGACGACACGGATCAGCATGCTCCCCTTGGTGCTGACCACTTTGCCGTCAGAGCGATGTGGCACTGCCGCTGGTGCCGGTGCTGCCGCCGAAGCCTTGGCAGTGGACTTCGTTTCCTCGTCGGCCGCCCTCGATTTGTCCGTTGTGGCCGACGCGGGCTCTGGGGCCGCATCGGGCACTTTGCTCTCGTTGACAGCAGGCTCCGCGGCGCCCCCAGGGAGAGGGCTGAATGGGCGTAGCACGCCTAGTGTCAGCACGACGATCGTTGTCGAGAGCAACAATCCGCGACGAAACCGTGCCGACGCCGGATGGCGCGGCGACGCACGATCAAGAATCGCACGGACGCGGTCTTCCAGCTCGCAATGCTCAGCCATTCCAATGCCGCCGACCAGCCGCGCCGGCCGCCCGCCCAGTGCCGCGGCGACTTCCACTAGCCCCTTCGCGTAATCGAGCGCCTCGACGCCCACGGACAGGACCCTATCATCGCAAGCCCGTTCTCGTTCTTCGCGCATCCGCCGCACGGCAAGCCACACGAGCGGATGAAACCAATACAACGAGGCGGCCATTCGCGCAGCCAGCTGCCACAGCACATCGCGCCGCTCGACGTGGGCCAACTCGTGCGACAAGACAATGCGGATCTTCTCGGCCGACCATGCGACACAGTCCATCGGCAGCAGAATCCGCGGCTGCCGCACGCCGACGACGACTGGCACCCGGGCTCGCGACGATCGTAACAAAATCACTCGCCTCGCGGCCGGCAATCGCCCAGAAATCTCGCTGCGAACTTTTTCAAATCTTGCATCGTCGAGCTGTTTAGCCGCGCGAACCATGCGAGAAACATATCTCACGCACCACAGCAACCGCAGGCCGAGAAGCACAACGCCGCCCGCCCACAATCCTACCAGCAGCCGCATGCCAAACCGCACCGGCGCCGCGGGAACAGCGATTCCGAGCCGCGGCCATGCTGCGCCGGTATTTGACGACGCACGTCCTTCTGATTCAGTAATTACTGCAGTTGAAATGGCGGCAACCGGCGTCTGCGTATCTGGCCCTGACACCTCGCTTGCGCCCTCGATGCCATCGTCGTGCGTCTGCTGTCGATCGCCCGGCCGCTGCCCCTGGGCCGGACGCGTCGAAACGTCGAATGCCCCTCGATTTTGCGCCATTGAAATGTCCGCATCTACCGCCGGATGCCTTGGCAACATCTGCCGATTAATCGCGTTCGACTGGAATCTGTTTTCGTCTGCCCCTGTCGCAGCCACCCATTCCGGTGTCAGCAACAATCCCAAGGGAATACCGGGCACAAAAGCAAATAAGGTGGGCAGGACCAACAGTCCCACCAAGGCGAATTGCCAGACACAATAGCGCACGGCCGACGAGGCGCGCGGCAACGACCTCACCAGCAACCAAGCAAAGCTCAGCAGGCACGTGCCCCAAAAGACAAGCAACGCCAAAGCGTGCGGAGCTTGTCCATCCAGCGAAGTGGCGAATGAACTGATATGTGCCATGGTTTCGCGCCCCGATCAAGATACAGGATAGATATTGTCTTGGCTCGCACTACGATCCCGATTCCCGCTTGTTGTCCTGCCGCGCTTTCTCAATCATTTGCGTCAAGCGGTTCCACTGCTCATTACTCAAATCGGCCGCAGAAAGATCCAGTAGTGCGGCCACGGCGTCGTCGGCCGAGCCGCCGAAGAAGGTTCCCAACAGGCGGCGCAGTGCAGTGCGCTGCGAACGCTCGCGCGAGACCGCCGAGCGATACAGATACCGCTTGCCTTCGCGGCGAAACTTCAGCCACCCCTTGTCAACCAGCAACCCCAGCATGGTCCGCACGGCGGAGTAGCTGGGCGCGTCGGCCAGATTGGCGCGTACTTGGGCCACGCTGGCTTCGCTCAGACGTTGCACTGTCTCGATGATCTGCCGCTCGCGTTTGCCTAGCTCCAACGGCGTTTTATCTGCCATTTGCCCTGCTTTCTCAAGTGTCAATCAACTAGCACGTGTCAATATATTGGCACATCACATGAATGTCAAATACCTTTTTAGAAATCGTCCGTACCCTTTAGCCAGACGGCACGAGAGAGCGCCTCCAACCACAAATGACCGCAACGCCCCTAAGGGCAGCCCAGCACTGAACAGAAAACGCGACCGATGTGCCGATTGCGTTTCGATCGTCATTCGTCGTTCATTATTTCCATTCACGCCTTCGTATCGTGCGCATCGATGAACGCCACGAGCGAATCGATATATTGCGGCGGAATGTAGCCGGCCATGATGGCCGTCAGGTGCGATTTGCCGGGCAACACCACGTTTTGGAAATCTTTCAACTCGCGCTGCATGCGCGCAGTCTTGGCGTGGGGTCCGTCGAACTCGCCATTGATCGCTAACACTGGCACGGTCACCTTGGTCAGGTCGATCTTGCCGCGCTCTTCCGGTTTCCACGGATAGGCCCGCACCGCGGCCAGTGCCGCTTCGTCGCGCTCGGGATGATGCGCTAACTTTTCGCGGGCTTCGGCCTCTTGTGGATCAGGGCCTGGCTTGTCAGCCGGCACCTTGGCTTTCCACTCGGCATCTACCTCGGGGACACCCGATCCTCCGAACGACGCCGTGATGAAGCGCTCTGGGTGGCTGGCCAACAGTTGTCCGGTTATGAAACCCCCCATCGAGTAGCCGTGAATGTGGGCCTTGGGAATCTTCAAATGGTCCATCAGTTCGACCACGTCGCGCGCCATGGCAGGCCCATATTTCTGCGCATCGTGCGGCTTGTCGCTTTGGCCATGCCCGCGGCAATCGATCGCGACCACCCAATGTTTCTTGGCCAGCGCTTCGGCCACGCCGTTGCTAAACCAATTGCCGCGGGCGGTGCCCGTGTAGCCATGAATTAATATCACCGGTGCGCCGGTGGCCGTTTGCTTGCCGTCTTCGATGTAATGAATCTTGACGCCGTCCGAGGCCTGAAAGAATCCCTCGGTCGGCTCGGCCGCCAGCAACGATCGAAACAATCCCAGGGTAATCGCCAGAGATAGAATCGCGCGCGTTCGACACATGGCCAGTTCCTCCAGAAGAAAGGGGCATGCAACCAAACCAGAAACTAGCAAGTCGGTAATCGGATGGCGAGCATTTTTGCGAATATCTGGGGTACCTGCCGTTGGCTCATTCACGACACAATTCGGCCTGAAACCGCCACGGAAAAAGAACGTCGGCACATAGAACTTGACGAGCCCCTTTGGTTATATACTCTTATTTGAAGAGTAATCGTATCAGAAGAGTAACTGTCTCTCGAAGCCGGAGGCCCATCATGAGTGATGCCAAGCTCGACCGCGTACGCGAAGACCTGGCGGTGATGAAACAAGTCGTTGGTCTGCGCCAACCCTGTGAGCGCGACCAACTTTGGACGAACCTGGCCCTCGCGGGCCTAGGAGTCATCATTGCAGTAGTCACCGCCTGTACCCAAGGCTCTACTACACCTCCGGTGCGTGGCTCACTCCAGCATCTTGCCAGCGTCGCAGCCATCGTAGTGCCCGGCCTAATTGCCGTGGCGACTTTGACAGCCGTGAGTTATCGCCGCAGAGAGCAGGCGCCGGTGTCGTGGCGCGAAAATCGGCAGTCAGGAATCGTGGTTGCAGTCATTACTCCCCTTTATGTCGGCTTTGTTGTGTGGGCGGCGCGTCAAGGCGTGTCTGCCAGTGCAATTTCCATCGCAACCTTATTCCTTTTTGGTCTATTTATGCTCGTCAGCGCAATG
The sequence above is drawn from the Pirellulales bacterium genome and encodes:
- a CDS encoding molybdopterin-dependent oxidoreductase; its protein translation is MPTDGPWQITVCGAVAQSLDLSLAELQVFPHIHCQIDIHCVTRWSKLGVHFHGVSLAEILAVAAPTPAARFVSFVAHTARKHSTSLALADALALDTLIAWQCDGQPLEPSHGGPVRVIVPGRYFYKSLKWLRTIELLADDALGYWEREAGYHNIGDPWREERYIACNLTRQQLQIALSRRDFAGLNLLGLDARLHDLSGLNAHGALLRNADFRGSHLMDANFTEANLSNAHLGGAILCGARFMHADVEGADFSGADLRGADFTAASLLGTTFFTQESSAANPISAIIDASTTLPSAAVENLTPPQAEFVRASLTRPATPGR
- a CDS encoding alpha/beta hydrolase, translating into MCRTRAILSLAITLGLFRSLLAAEPTEGFFQASDGVKIHYIEDGKQTATGAPVILIHGYTGTARGNWFSNGVAEALAKKHWVVAIDCRGHGQSDKPHDAQKYGPAMARDVVELMDHLKIPKAHIHGYSMGGFITGQLLASHPERFITASFGGSGVPEVDAEWKAKVPADKPGPDPQEAEAREKLAHHPERDEAALAAVRAYPWKPEERGKIDLTKVTVPVLAINGEFDGPHAKTARMQRELKDFQNVVLPGKSHLTAIMAGYIPPQYIDSLVAFIDAHDTKA
- a CDS encoding carboxypeptidase regulatory-like domain-containing protein: MAHISSFATSLDGQAPHALALLVFWGTCLLSFAWLLVRSLPRASSAVRYCVWQFALVGLLVLPTLFAFVPGIPLGLLLTPEWVAATGADENRFQSNAINRQMLPRHPAVDADISMAQNRGAFDVSTRPAQGQRPGDRQQTHDDGIEGASEVSGPDTQTPVAAISTAVITESEGRASSNTGAAWPRLGIAVPAAPVRFGMRLLVGLWAGGVVLLGLRLLWCVRYVSRMVRAAKQLDDARFEKVRSEISGRLPAARRVILLRSSRARVPVVVGVRQPRILLPMDCVAWSAEKIRIVLSHELAHVERRDVLWQLAARMAASLYWFHPLVWLAVRRMREERERACDDRVLSVGVEALDYAKGLVEVAAALGGRPARLVGGIGMAEHCELEDRVRAILDRASPRHPASARFRRGLLLSTTIVVLTLGVLRPFSPLPGGAAEPAVNESKVPDAAPEPASATTDKSRAADEETKSTAKASAAAPAPAAVPHRSDGKVVSTKGSMLIRVVGSEGQPLPRANILASIWTDEKDFKATRNYTCDEEGKVEIVLPKTLTILRIWSRKAGFAPLFVQWWPDKEADGNLIPDEFTFQMQPGTLLGGVVKNDDGQPIVGAEVEVRYDRGGIAEHPEQRAVFDAWLSSGPISIRTDAEGRWTLRNAPPGDDVAVQIKLSHPDYINDREWGQLQREQFITTKALRAQSAEIVMHRGLSLGGTITDSEGRPVVGALAIWGDRPYWEHRPHQEVRTDERGEYRFPQLPVGKVRVTIVAKNWMPEMRMVEITQQNAPQDFQLKPGKTLRVQLVDVAGAPIKKGYFGVASWRGAESLYNEDHPNVLDSQIPRHPGDNGIYEWTWAPDDAVKFRVSTPGDYVSSEVDFTASDEVQVLTMYPQLRIAGTVKDANTGQPIEQFATTPIIHFRPDFPSVEHDQLAPQTNGKFEVQFDRTDIQHGLQIEAPGYVTLRVGPYKIGETVPELQLRMQPASRFVGRVVDQADKSVAGAKVFVGSYSEHLYLSDLERKDGGRSDNYWVSTNEKGEFEIAHQLERYCLVVVSPDGYGEADRQAGGLPGELRIRRWAKVHGRLLQHGKAVAPHTVRLDPIRDQGGDAPRGHVGLYATTNQDGEYHFDRVPPIPCRVQASIHWSVDGPLKSSRSVPIDPAPGDDLTVDLGGGGAEVTGRLQLDPPEAGFDYHFGLNYLLARRPGVTPPSVVADKGFDWRQGWSDSWTSTSEGSVYLLTLHHYYVKPDPDGRFQISGVEPGEYDLAFRLYGSTEGCLVHPVGMRVVRFTVKPGEATVDLGSITVPTSPALHVGDAAPDFDFVDSAGHSAKLSELRGKYILVDFWASWCGPCVAKLGDVEQLRQRYAEGLGMIVIGANLDQDRGRATEFLSGRKLPWRHALLGDWSTTEIPKRFAVSSLPTYVLIDPQGRVMVHDHSLDVVAEKLAEVAKEPAGK
- the fae gene encoding formaldehyde-activating enzyme, producing MSMYVGEALVGEGNEIAHIDLLIGSKDGPVGAAFANALATQSEGHSNLLAVLTPNLAVKPATVLITKVTIKGMKQAVQMFGPAQAAVAKAVADQVAANVIPKNQAEQLVIVCGVFIHPQAEDDKKIYEFNYEATKLAIANALGNKPSVDEVVAGKDSAKHPFRGF
- a CDS encoding ATP-binding protein encodes the protein MSSTWRTEQVIPSENLAGKRVLDEVLEQLASHDWEQRDIFGVHLALEEAIVNAIKHGNRCDSSKTVHVVCELTHDRLFILIKDEGPGFNPDAIPDCTDRDNIERPCGRGVLLMRSFMSSVEFRDKGNCVVMTKERQPGDAA
- a CDS encoding methylene-tetrahydromethanopterin dehydrogenase N-terminal domain-containing protein — protein: MSKPNILIQLDTDDQPSVFDSVVAVDAGVEHLFRHHAITSENVRERVHGAIFTRGPDDLRNTALFVGGSDVARGEQVLSAIVASFIGPLRTSVMMDSGGANTTAAAAVLAAAKHLDLAGTTALVLAATGPVGQRVAWLLAREGASVRVASRRLARATDVAATISQKTQSARISACTVGKPAELAAALEGVTLIVAAGAAGVVLLPEETLAHAGELRVAVDLNAVPPLGIAGIKVTDKAVERQGVIYYGAIGVGGTKMKIHKAAIKALFESNDRVLDAPEIFQIGREL
- a CDS encoding BlaI/MecI/CopY family transcriptional regulator — encoded protein: MADKTPLELGKRERQIIETVQRLSEASVAQVRANLADAPSYSAVRTMLGLLVDKGWLKFRREGKRYLYRSAVSRERSQRTALRRLLGTFFGGSADDAVAALLDLSAADLSNEQWNRLTQMIEKARQDNKRESGS